CCTATAAAGGATATGAAATCAATAATCATCTTCGGCCCCTGGGCAATTCCGGGTAGGGAAGCCATGGTTCCTAAAGCTATAAGGATAATAGGAATTATAATGGGAGAAAAAGACATATAAGTTCCCGGCAGTTTTCCATATCTGGATTCAATCGTTTTCTCTTCGGTTTCCAGGTCATAAATGAGAGCCTCTTCGTTATCTATGTCTTCCTGAAGTTTTACTTTTTTACCGATATATCCGGCCCAGATAATACCTGCTGCCAGGGGGAATAGAGAAATCAAAAGTCCAAACAGGATGACCAGCCCCAGACTGTTTTCAAGTCCCAGATTCGCCGCGGCTGCGATAGGTCCCGGAGTGGGAGGTACAAGGGTATGAGACGCATAGAGGCCTGTTGCCAGAGCAATGCTCATCATCGTTGCCGATACATGGGCTTTTTTTGTAACTGATTTTCTTAAGGCTGATAAAATAATGTATCCCGAGTCACAAAATACAGGAATAGAAACAAACCATCCAATAATGCTCATGGCCAATTCCGGCCTTTTGGGACCGGTTGCTTTTAATATTGTATCCGCCATTTTTATGGCAGCCCCGGATTTTTCCAGAAATACCCCTATGATTGTTCCCAGAGCAATGACAATCCCAATGTAGGCTAGAATCCTGCCGAAACCAGCATTGATTGTGGGAATGATATCCATCATTTCAAACTGTCCTAAAAGAGACGCTCCCAGTCCAACATAGAGTGCTGAAAAAATCAAAGCAATAAAAGGGTGAATATTAAAAACAGAAGTAGCTATAACGATAAGTATAATTGATGAAGTAAATAGCAATATCATTAATAGATCCATATGATAATCCCCTGTTTTTATGAATTTCGATTTCCTCTTCAAGCAATCTGAGTTAGTAATGTTATCATAGTTTGATCAAATGACATAAAAAATGAAAAAATTACAAATAAAAAAAGGAGAGCGAAATATTTTGCTCTCCTTTTTTTATTGTGAATAATTATTCTTGTCTTACAAAAGGAACAAAGAAAGTATAAAGACCACAGTAATACTGACAATTCCCTGTATCAGGGTGGCTACAGTCATTGACTTATAGGCTGTTTTTACATCCATCCCTGTAAACTGTGCCACGACCCAGAAATAAGAGTCATTCGCATGGGAGACAGTCATGGCTCCGGCACCGATACTCATAACGGTCAGAACAGCTCCCATGGTGGATCCGAGTCCC
This Oceanispirochaeta sp. DNA region includes the following protein-coding sequences:
- a CDS encoding GntP family permease, translating into MDLLMILLFTSSIILIVIATSVFNIHPFIALIFSALYVGLGASLLGQFEMMDIIPTINAGFGRILAYIGIVIALGTIIGVFLEKSGAAIKMADTILKATGPKRPELAMSIIGWFVSIPVFCDSGYIILSALRKSVTKKAHVSATMMSIALATGLYASHTLVPPTPGPIAAAANLGLENSLGLVILFGLLISLFPLAAGIIWAGYIGKKVKLQEDIDNEEALIYDLETEEKTIESRYGKLPGTYMSFSPIIIPIILIALGTMASLPGIAQGPKMIIDFISFIG